The genomic stretch GTTCACCTGcttatttccttctgttccaCTCCTGTCCAGCCTCACGCCAGAAAACCCTGAGCCTCATAAGCTGCTTCGCAGGGGGTGTCTTCCTGGCCACCTGTCTCCTGGACCTGCTGCCTGACTACCTGGCTGCCATAGATGAGGCCCTTGCAGCCCTGCATGTGACGGTGAGCACTGGCTGGGTTGCATATGACCCTGGTGTGGGACTGTCCCACCCCACGCTGCTAGGAGAGGTGGTTTGTGTGGATCCATTCATGCGTCACTGCATGATGAGGTGGAAAGCTCTTGGCGTGTGACCCTATAAATTGTGATCTTTGGTCATAGTGCATAAGACTTTCTATGGACCCCACCTTCTACCCACTTCCACTGTGACCCCTGTAGACGCTTTGAGACAATGTGAAGAACCTTATGACCATGGGCATGACCTACTCTTGGGTTTCTGTGTTCCAGCCTCCAGGAAGTTAATTATGCTCCAAGAATTATCTTTACCCTCCCACCACTGTTGTGAAGGGGTGCTGGTTGGGGACCTGTGGGCCTGGGAAGGGTGGGAAGCAATCTCCGGGTTTTGGTGTTGCTGACAAAAAGGATGTGAGGAAGGACTAACTCCAAGGCACAGGAAAGGCTCATTATGGGAAAAACTGAGTTAACTGGGTGGTGGTGCGTAAAAGCATCCTGGGCTGTCAGCTCTCTTTCTTCCCCTAAGATTGAGGAAGTAACACTGGTTGTAACCCTCTGTGTTCTGCCACTGAGTAACCCTGTGTGTAAGCCTGAGTGTCTCTATGACAGTTTAtgactctgtgtgtgtttgtggaggCAGGGCAAGTATGTGACCCTGTATTTGTGTGCCTGTGACACTTTGTGTATGTCTATATCAGTGGCTCTCAAGTAGCAGCAATTTTGCTCCCCAgagaacatttggcaatgtctggagacttttttggttgtcacaacctGGGGTAGGGAAGGAGATTGTGCTGCTGGCATCTACTgagtagaggtcagggatgctgctagatatcctacagtgcacaggtcAGCCCCTCCACCCACACAACAAAagttatccagcccaaaatgtcaatagtggtGAAGTTCAGAAACCCTGGTCTACGTATAACACCATGACACCAGAATCTGTGTGATTGTTTATTACTCTGCTTATGTCACTAAGTTACTATCTTTGTATGACCAAGAATGGCCCTGTATCTATGTAACTGGGCCTCCTGCAGAAATTGCATCAGACTCCTCCTTCCCATTCTTTGCCTGTCTGCTGACCTCCTTGTTGTCCTCTCTGCCTACAGCTCCAGTTCCCCTTGCAGGAATTCATCCTGGCCATGGGCTTCTTCTTGGTCCTGGTGATGGAGCAGATCACACTGGCTTACAAGGAGCAGTTGGGGCCACCACCCCGGGAGGAGACAAGGGCTTTGCTGGGAACAGTAAATGGTGTGCCACAGCACTGGCATGATGGTTCAGGGGTCCCACAGGCAAGCGGAGCCCTGGCAGCACCCTCAGCCCTGCGTGCCTGTGTCCTGGTCTTTTCTCTGGCCCTGCATTCGGTGTTTGAGGGGCTGGCAGTGGGGCTGCAACGAGACCGGGCCCGGGCCATGGAGTTGTGCTTGGCTCTGCTGCTCCATAAGGGTATCCTGGCTGTCAGCCTGTCCCTACGGCTGCTGCAGAGCCACCTGCGAGCACAGGTGGTGGCTGGCTGTGGGATCCTATTCTCATGCATGACACCCCTGGGCATTGGGCTGGGTGCAGCTTTGGCAGAATCAGCTGGGCCACTGCACCAGCTGGCCCAGTCTGTGCTAGAGGGCATGGCGGCTGGCACCTTCCTCTATATCACCTTCTTGGAGATCCTACCCCAGGAGCTGGCCACTTCTGAGCAGAGGATTCTTAAGGTCATTCTGCTCCTAGCAGGCTTTGCCCTGCTCACTGGCCTGCTCTTCATCCAAGTCTAGGGGCTctccagagaggggcaggggaaaTTGGGTATCAGgtgcccctgccctccctccttccccaagtGTGTTGGGGGGAATAGGCAGGAATGGGGAACGGAGGCACTGAGGACCAAAGAGTTCTCTGGGAGCTAGGAATGGAGCCTTTGGAACTGACTGAGACAATGACAGGGAGGCAGGCAGATGGGAGCTTGCCCTGGGCCCAAGAGACAAGAGTTGGTCACGTCACTAGAGGCATGATCAAAGGATATTAGGATTGGGGAAGACACAGACTTCTAGAATCAGGGGTGGACACTACACATAGGGGCAAGCTGATACTGAGGATGCTGGGGTTGGGTACCCAGTTGCTGTTGGGTAGAGATATGAAGAGGGGATAGGCCAGGAGCCAGCAGTTCTGTTTACTCTAGCCCATTTCAGCATTCTGTCACTTGGAGCAACCCCTCCTACTTTTCTTAGCTCCTACTCATATCTCCCATTTTCCTTATCCCAGGGGGCTGGTGCCAAATGGTTTCTTCCTGCCAGTTTGGTACCTTCTCTGGTCTCTCCAGCCCTGCTCACTCTATTTTTAAAgtgccaaataaatccccttcctctttctcaaagcaCAGTGATGGCACTGAACTCGGCCCAGTGCCTCAGTGAAGGGGGcttgtttttctcttgattttggtCACAGATCCTAGGGTAGGGCAGAAGTGTTTGTCGggttggggtgaggggagggttAGCAGAACTGCAGCCTCCTACAACCTAGGGATATAAGACATGGACCTGATGCCCATGCCCAGATATTAAACACTGAGCtgccaaaacatttttttttaatactagagGAGCCCTAGCAGGGAAGGGGAGGCTCACCCCAGGGTTATTTTTGGGGAGGGAGGGCTGTGTATAAGGGCCATATTCTCTAGAATCTATTTTACTAACTGACTTGTTTTGAGACATATTGCCTAAATAAAAGACGTTTCTATAAATCTGTACAGTATTTGATTCATTTGACTTGGCAAGGGGTTGGGCATGTGGCCAGCCTAAGAGGGCCTGAGTCCCAGATGTTTACAGCTGTCTTAAAATCCCTGGTCTGTTTTCGTTCAGGCTCCCCTGGTCCCCCCTTCCCTGAAGATTGCCAAAATTTTCCCTCCTGTCTCCACTCCTTTCGTTTcctccccctttcctttcctctctccataATCCCTCTCCCCTTCTAGTTCGTAGGCTAAGGACGAATTTAGAACTACTTTTCCCAGCTTGCCACGCGCAGGGAGTAGCCAAGGGGGAGGGGCAAAGTCCCCAGTTCCTGGAGATAACGGGACTACTGGGAAATGGTGTCCGTTTCCCCTCTGTGCTGCGTTATTTGGGACTTGGAGGCGCCACGTAAACAAACTACCGTTCCCGGCGGCCCCTGCGCGTAATAGGTCAGAGCTAGGCTGGGGCCGGGTTCGCGGTGCTCgctgaggcggcggcggcggcggctacGGCTGGAAGAGCCGGGCCGGAGCCGGCGGCGGAGGCCGTGGCTTGTACTAGGAGGGTGGCGGGGAGGGACGGGGGAGGAAGATGGCGACGTCCGGGGCGAATGGGCCCGGCTCGGCCACGGCTTCCAATCCGCGCAAGTTTAGTGAGAAGATCGCGCTACAGAAGCAGCGTCAGGCCGAAGAGACGGCGGCCTTCGAGGAGGTGATGATGGACATCAGCTCCACCCGGGTGAGGGGCCAAGCCGGGGAGCGGGAGCGGAGCGGAGCAATTACCCAACGGAGAGCGGAGAggcggggcgggggtgggggcgg from Choloepus didactylus isolate mChoDid1 chromosome 2, mChoDid1.pri, whole genome shotgun sequence encodes the following:
- the SLC39A1 gene encoding zinc transporter ZIP1; this translates as MGPWGEPELLVWRPEAVASEPPVPVGLEVKLGALVLLLVLTLICSLVPICVLCRTGANQEGSTSRQKTLSLISCFAGGVFLATCLLDLLPDYLAAIDEALAALHVTLQFPLQEFILAMGFFLVLVMEQITLAYKEQLGPPPREETRALLGTVNGVPQHWHDGSGVPQASGALAAPSALRACVLVFSLALHSVFEGLAVGLQRDRARAMELCLALLLHKGILAVSLSLRLLQSHLRAQVVAGCGILFSCMTPLGIGLGAALAESAGPLHQLAQSVLEGMAAGTFLYITFLEILPQELATSEQRILKVILLLAGFALLTGLLFIQV